From Demequina lutea, a single genomic window includes:
- a CDS encoding copper resistance CopC family protein, whose translation MRRLFALPVVLVAGLLVTIGLAVPASAHTSLVGIDPAEGSTVAAGDAITLSFSEALLTIGAEVTVTDSAGVATKLEVTFPTTTSAQVVLPAVAGGNLTAAWRVVAGDGHPVEGTLAYVADAPVKTSPPSSVSSSPNPTASAGGGTSPAASAPPGSETLSSATPSAAPPASTGGSSGANVAALMLVFGGALLAAIIAIIAAKRRR comes from the coding sequence GTGAGACGCCTCTTTGCACTGCCTGTTGTCCTCGTCGCCGGCCTGCTGGTCACGATCGGCCTTGCCGTCCCCGCTAGCGCACACACGTCGCTCGTCGGCATCGATCCCGCTGAGGGATCGACGGTTGCCGCAGGAGATGCCATCACCCTGAGCTTCTCGGAGGCGCTGCTCACGATCGGAGCCGAGGTGACGGTGACAGATTCGGCCGGGGTCGCGACCAAGCTCGAGGTGACGTTCCCCACCACCACGTCGGCGCAGGTCGTGCTTCCCGCAGTGGCCGGTGGGAACCTGACCGCCGCGTGGCGCGTCGTCGCTGGCGACGGGCATCCAGTGGAGGGCACCCTCGCGTATGTGGCCGATGCCCCAGTGAAGACCTCGCCGCCTTCTTCGGTCTCGTCCAGCCCCAACCCGACGGCGTCGGCAGGAGGGGGGACCTCGCCCGCCGCGTCTGCGCCGCCTGGTTCCGAGACTCTCAGCTCGGCGACTCCCAGTGCCGCGCCGCCCGCATCGACGGGCGGGTCCTCCGGGGCCAATGTGGCCGCCTTGATGCTCGTGTTCGGTGGGGCACTGTTGGCGGCGATCATCGCGATCATCGCGGCCAAGCGACGCCGCTAG
- the hemC gene encoding hydroxymethylbilane synthase, producing MTLKLGTRGSALARGQSTAIAEALSAVARTKGLDIDFELHIVTTSGDTSKDSLVGSSSTGVFVTAVREALLAGECDVVVHSLKDIPVGPYEGVTLAATPLREDSRDALCSGGVAFADLPQGARIGTGSPRRAAQMLTLRPDLEVVPVRGNVDTRLAMVGTSLDAVVLAVSGLKRLGRASDVSEIFAYDAMVPAAGQGALAVEIRTDAGADLAAAVALLDDPTTRAATTAEREALGVLEAGCSAPVGAHAAIDKGILTLTVRVTNAAGTLRLTETNRGPLSDARRIGMVTAHSLLGRGAAHLMGRP from the coding sequence ATGACTCTCAAGCTCGGCACGCGTGGTAGCGCGCTCGCTCGGGGGCAATCGACCGCAATTGCGGAGGCGCTGAGCGCCGTTGCCCGTACCAAGGGTCTCGACATCGACTTCGAACTCCACATCGTGACGACAAGTGGCGACACGTCGAAGGATTCCCTCGTCGGCTCCTCATCCACCGGCGTGTTCGTGACCGCAGTGCGAGAGGCGCTTCTCGCGGGGGAGTGTGACGTGGTGGTGCACTCGCTCAAGGACATACCCGTCGGCCCCTATGAGGGCGTGACGCTCGCCGCCACGCCCCTTCGTGAGGACTCGCGTGACGCGCTTTGCTCGGGCGGGGTCGCGTTCGCAGACCTTCCCCAAGGCGCCCGCATCGGCACGGGGTCGCCGCGCCGCGCCGCGCAGATGCTCACGCTGAGGCCCGACCTTGAGGTGGTGCCCGTTCGCGGAAACGTCGACACGCGGCTGGCGATGGTGGGAACATCGCTCGACGCCGTCGTTCTAGCGGTCTCGGGACTCAAGAGGCTGGGCCGTGCCAGCGATGTGAGTGAGATCTTCGCGTACGACGCGATGGTTCCCGCCGCAGGTCAAGGCGCCCTCGCGGTCGAAATACGGACCGACGCAGGAGCGGACCTTGCGGCTGCCGTCGCCTTGCTCGATGACCCCACCACGCGCGCGGCCACGACGGCGGAGCGGGAGGCGCTGGGTGTGCTCGAGGCGGGCTGTTCCGCGCCGGTGGGCGCCCATGCCGCCATTGACAAGGGCATCCTGACGCTCACGGTGCGAGTCACCAACGCGGCAGGCACCCTGCGGTTGACCGAGACGAATCGCGGCCCCCTTAGCGACGCGCGGCGGATTGGTATGGTCACGGCTCACTCCCTTCTTGGGCGAGGAGCGGCTCACCTGATGGGGCGCCCGTGA
- a CDS encoding uroporphyrinogen-III synthase — MTGTLAGLRVMVPVTEGRRDAAASGVSSPARSSSQTRSSSQTRSLSDSLRLAGATPVEVEFIAIEPAADAAALERAVREWCGGEYAWMAVTSRNAVLAMEAVAAALNVSLADAIPLARVAVVGDATRVVCESRGLPVALVPATATGRGLAEDFPSGEGRVLVPVGDKASAVLAKGIGGKGWAVTSVEAYRTVAGPGPTPEQVASLAAGEVDAVMLTSGSMATQLASTCLTIHSSTTMVAIGPSTAAAATAAGLNVTAVADRPTYDALIDALSRSTGRTTS; from the coding sequence GTGACTGGAACCCTCGCGGGACTGCGGGTCATGGTGCCAGTGACGGAGGGTCGCAGGGATGCTGCCGCCTCGGGGGTCTCTTCACCTGCGCGGAGCTCGTCGCAGACGCGGAGCTCGTCACAGACGCGGAGCCTGTCAGATTCGCTGAGGCTTGCGGGAGCCACTCCGGTCGAGGTGGAATTCATCGCCATCGAGCCCGCCGCCGACGCAGCCGCCTTGGAGCGTGCCGTGCGTGAGTGGTGCGGCGGAGAGTATGCGTGGATGGCCGTGACGAGTCGCAACGCGGTGCTTGCCATGGAGGCCGTGGCTGCCGCGCTCAACGTGTCGCTCGCGGATGCCATCCCGCTGGCGAGAGTCGCGGTCGTGGGGGATGCGACGAGGGTCGTGTGCGAGTCGAGGGGACTGCCCGTGGCGCTTGTGCCAGCCACCGCCACGGGGCGTGGGCTTGCGGAGGACTTTCCCTCGGGTGAAGGCCGCGTCCTGGTTCCCGTGGGGGACAAGGCGTCGGCCGTTCTTGCCAAGGGCATCGGGGGGAAGGGCTGGGCCGTGACCTCCGTCGAGGCCTACCGCACGGTCGCTGGCCCCGGGCCGACGCCGGAACAGGTCGCGTCCTTGGCGGCCGGTGAGGTGGATGCGGTGATGTTGACCTCGGGGTCGATGGCGACGCAACTGGCGTCCACGTGCCTCACCATCCACTCGTCGACCACAATGGTGGCGATCGGACCTTCGACGGCCGCGGCGGCCACGGCGGCTGGATTGAACGTGACCGCGGTCGCGGACCGGCCCACCTATGACGCCCTGATCGACGCATTGTCTCGCTCGACCGGAAGGACCACATCATGA
- the hemB gene encoding porphobilinogen synthase → MTPQPRRPRALRSSAPMRALVRETRPQARQLVLPLFVKEGIDAPRAITSLAGVAQLPLAKVRDAVSAAADAGIGGVMLFAIPTVRDAAGSAACDDNGILNLAIREAVAAAGDRIVVMADLCLDEFTSHGHCGVLDAAGRVDNDATVEVYGRMAVAQARAGAHVLGLSGMMDGQVAAVRAALEAEGFVDTALLAYAAKYASAFYGPFRDAVDSELVGDRKTYQMDPANRREGTLEAALDEAEGADIVMVKPALPYLDVLADVAAQSLVPVAAYHVSGEYAQIEAAAANGWIDRRAAHLEALTSMVRAGADIVVTYAAVDLAAWLGEDS, encoded by the coding sequence ATGACCCCGCAGCCACGCAGGCCCCGCGCTCTCAGATCCTCGGCGCCGATGCGCGCCCTGGTTCGCGAGACGCGGCCGCAGGCAAGACAGCTCGTGTTGCCGCTGTTCGTCAAGGAGGGCATCGACGCGCCTCGCGCGATCACATCGCTTGCTGGCGTGGCCCAATTGCCGCTTGCCAAGGTGCGCGACGCGGTGTCCGCGGCGGCCGACGCTGGCATTGGCGGCGTCATGTTGTTCGCCATCCCCACGGTGCGCGACGCGGCGGGATCTGCCGCGTGCGATGACAACGGGATCCTCAACCTGGCCATCCGTGAGGCGGTCGCTGCGGCGGGGGACCGCATCGTCGTGATGGCCGATCTGTGCCTCGACGAGTTTACGTCCCACGGTCACTGTGGCGTGCTCGATGCCGCGGGCCGCGTCGACAACGACGCCACGGTCGAGGTCTATGGGCGCATGGCCGTGGCCCAGGCCCGCGCGGGTGCCCACGTCCTTGGGCTCAGCGGAATGATGGACGGCCAGGTGGCCGCGGTGCGCGCGGCGCTCGAGGCCGAGGGCTTCGTCGACACCGCGCTGCTTGCCTACGCGGCCAAGTACGCCTCGGCGTTCTACGGGCCGTTCAGGGACGCGGTCGATAGCGAGCTCGTCGGCGACAGGAAGACGTACCAGATGGACCCCGCCAATAGGCGCGAGGGGACGCTCGAGGCGGCCCTCGATGAGGCCGAGGGCGCCGACATCGTCATGGTCAAGCCGGCGCTGCCGTACCTCGACGTGCTCGCCGACGTCGCCGCGCAGTCCCTCGTTCCCGTGGCCGCCTATCACGTGTCGGGCGAATACGCCCAGATCGAGGCCGCTGCCGCCAACGGGTGGATCGACAGGAGGGCCGCCCACCTTGAGGCGCTCACGTCGATGGTGCGTGCTGGCGCCGACATCGTTGTGACCTATGCCGCTGTGGACCTCGCGGCCTGGTTGGGGGAGGACTCATGA
- a CDS encoding glutamate-1-semialdehyde 2,1-aminomutase, with protein sequence MRTPQGQRGWEARANAILPGGVNSPVRAWNAVGGQSLPIASANGAIVTDAAGGAYVDLVGSWGAAIAGHANPKVVSAVTRAAKRGLSFGATTEAEVELAELIRDRYAPAERVRLVSTGTEATMTALRLARGATGRDVVIKFAGHYHGHADPFLVAAGSGLATAGAPDSAGVTASTAADTMVLPYGDVDALTGAFAQHGERIAAVIAEGAPCNMGVVRPPDGFNRLIGELTRNEGAVFILDEVLTGFRAGPAGWWGIERDVALAKGEQPWVPDLVTFGKVIGGGLPVASVAGRADLMEQLAPLGPVYQAGTLSGNPVAVAAGLATLDIMDADAYATLARAADEVREGVHEALLASGVTHAVGRAGTLFSFFLGLDEPPVTFADAARQDTGLFRSLFRHMRAEGVSLPPSAFEAWFVSIAHESPITRQIVDAAGSWRPNERANP encoded by the coding sequence ATGCGCACCCCGCAGGGTCAGCGCGGTTGGGAGGCGCGTGCGAACGCCATTCTGCCCGGCGGCGTGAATAGCCCCGTGCGCGCGTGGAACGCGGTGGGAGGCCAGTCGCTGCCGATCGCCTCTGCCAACGGCGCGATCGTGACGGACGCTGCGGGGGGCGCCTACGTCGACCTCGTCGGCTCGTGGGGTGCCGCGATCGCGGGGCATGCCAACCCCAAGGTCGTCTCTGCCGTCACCCGTGCCGCGAAGCGTGGCCTGAGCTTTGGCGCCACTACGGAGGCGGAGGTCGAGCTGGCAGAACTCATTCGCGACCGGTATGCGCCCGCCGAGCGCGTCCGGCTCGTGTCGACGGGCACCGAGGCAACAATGACGGCGCTGCGGCTTGCTCGCGGGGCCACGGGGCGCGACGTGGTGATCAAGTTCGCGGGTCACTACCACGGTCACGCCGATCCCTTCCTGGTGGCCGCAGGCTCGGGCCTCGCCACCGCGGGAGCGCCAGATAGCGCTGGGGTGACCGCCTCGACCGCCGCGGACACGATGGTGTTGCCCTACGGAGATGTCGACGCGCTGACGGGGGCCTTCGCTCAGCACGGAGAGCGCATCGCCGCGGTCATCGCCGAGGGCGCTCCGTGCAACATGGGCGTCGTGCGCCCGCCAGATGGCTTCAACCGACTCATCGGTGAACTGACACGCAACGAGGGCGCCGTATTCATCCTCGACGAGGTCCTCACGGGATTCCGCGCGGGGCCTGCGGGATGGTGGGGGATCGAGAGGGACGTCGCGCTCGCGAAGGGCGAACAGCCTTGGGTTCCCGACCTGGTCACGTTCGGCAAGGTCATCGGCGGGGGGCTTCCGGTCGCGTCCGTCGCGGGACGCGCGGATCTCATGGAGCAGCTCGCGCCGCTTGGGCCCGTGTATCAAGCGGGCACGTTGTCGGGAAACCCCGTGGCCGTCGCGGCGGGCCTCGCGACGCTCGACATCATGGACGCCGATGCCTATGCGACCCTCGCGCGGGCGGCCGACGAGGTGCGAGAGGGCGTCCACGAGGCGCTGCTCGCCTCGGGAGTGACCCACGCGGTGGGTCGCGCGGGAACGCTGTTCTCATTCTTCCTTGGTCTCGATGAGCCCCCGGTGACGTTCGCCGATGCCGCTCGCCAGGACACAGGCTTGTTCAGGTCCCTCTTCCGCCACATGAGGGCCGAAGGCGTCTCGTTGCCTCCGAGCGCGTTCGAGGCGTGGTTTGTTTCGATCGCCCATGAGTCACCCATCACGAGGCAAATCGTGGACGCGGCGGGGTCCTGGCGCCCCAACGAGCGGGCGAACCCGTGA
- the cobA gene encoding uroporphyrinogen-III C-methyltransferase: MIVSLGLARRRVVVVGGGGVGTRRSRALVAEGADVLVVAPFASADIAAMASRGELEWRQRAVSRADIEGAWLVVAATDNPTANASITLWCEEQRTWCVNAADAEGTPARVAAQSTHGDVAIGVVSLGAADPRRAVRIRDALGRVIDEGDIDVRHVRAREGRVMLVGSGPGAEDLVTVRGMRALAEADVVVADRLGATMLLDRLSHDVEIIDVGKSPDHHPVPQHEINDLLVDRAKKGLTVVRLKGGDPFVFGRGGEEVHACVSAGVSVEVIPGITSAIAVPGLAGIPVTQRGVAATVVITSGHLGPDEATRAALAEGATVVALMAVGTMGDFMAAALDAGADPRTPVAIIECGSTPRERVTRATISDASLIADETGVKPPAVIVIGGVALDGLLASKVAATPRP, encoded by the coding sequence ATGATCGTCTCGCTCGGCCTGGCCCGCCGCAGGGTCGTCGTGGTGGGCGGCGGCGGCGTGGGCACTCGGAGATCACGGGCCCTTGTCGCCGAAGGCGCCGACGTGCTCGTGGTGGCTCCGTTCGCGTCGGCCGACATCGCCGCGATGGCGTCGAGGGGCGAGCTCGAGTGGCGGCAACGCGCGGTTTCGCGCGCCGACATCGAGGGGGCGTGGCTTGTCGTCGCCGCCACGGACAACCCCACCGCGAACGCGAGCATCACGCTGTGGTGTGAGGAGCAGCGCACCTGGTGTGTCAATGCCGCAGACGCGGAGGGTACCCCTGCTCGCGTCGCAGCCCAGTCGACGCATGGAGACGTGGCGATCGGCGTCGTTTCACTCGGCGCTGCGGATCCCCGGAGGGCCGTTCGTATTCGCGATGCGCTGGGGCGCGTCATCGACGAGGGCGATATTGATGTTCGCCACGTGCGGGCGCGCGAGGGACGCGTGATGTTGGTGGGTTCGGGTCCCGGAGCGGAAGACCTCGTTACCGTGCGTGGGATGCGCGCGCTCGCCGAGGCCGACGTGGTGGTCGCCGATCGCTTGGGTGCGACGATGCTGCTCGACCGCTTGTCCCATGATGTCGAGATCATTGACGTAGGCAAGTCCCCCGATCATCACCCGGTGCCCCAACACGAGATCAATGACCTGCTCGTGGATCGCGCCAAGAAGGGTCTGACCGTGGTGCGCCTCAAGGGAGGTGACCCTTTCGTCTTTGGCAGGGGAGGCGAGGAGGTTCATGCGTGCGTGAGCGCGGGGGTGTCCGTCGAGGTAATCCCAGGAATCACGTCCGCGATTGCCGTGCCGGGATTGGCGGGCATCCCCGTGACCCAGCGTGGGGTTGCGGCGACGGTCGTCATCACGTCGGGGCACCTCGGACCAGACGAGGCGACGAGGGCGGCCTTGGCGGAGGGCGCCACAGTGGTCGCGCTCATGGCCGTGGGCACGATGGGTGATTTCATGGCGGCTGCACTGGATGCGGGCGCCGATCCCCGTACGCCTGTCGCCATCATCGAGTGCGGTTCGACTCCGCGCGAGCGCGTGACGCGCGCCACCATTTCCGACGCAAGCCTTATTGCGGACGAAACGGGCGTGAAACCTCCGGCGGTTATCGTCATCGGAGGGGTGGCGCTCGACGGGCTTTTGGCCTCGAAGGTGGCGGCAACCCCGCGACCGTAA
- a CDS encoding sirohydrochlorin chelatase, protein MAVQGTPVLIGCGHGTKSAAGQQAIRDLLDAVRLAMPGVEVREAYVDVHGPKLADVIADIPMVEQGLAAVVVPLLVAGGYHVYHDIAEAVASRPDVVAAPALGPDVRLTAIVLDRLGEAHVSPESTLVLAAAGSSDERAMADTEAAAEMLRGTWDGPVRVAYAAGRSPSVADAVRSAHNYGEDGTVAVASFLLAPGVFQARLEEAGADVVTSALAPHPKLVSIVVDRYSSFIHD, encoded by the coding sequence ATGGCCGTTCAGGGAACGCCCGTGCTGATCGGTTGCGGTCACGGAACCAAGTCGGCCGCGGGGCAGCAAGCAATTCGCGACCTTCTCGACGCAGTGCGCCTCGCGATGCCAGGTGTCGAGGTGCGCGAGGCCTACGTGGACGTCCACGGGCCAAAACTCGCAGACGTCATCGCCGATATCCCCATGGTCGAGCAAGGCCTTGCGGCCGTTGTCGTCCCGCTCCTCGTCGCGGGTGGATATCACGTCTATCACGACATCGCCGAGGCGGTGGCGAGTCGCCCCGACGTCGTGGCCGCGCCTGCGCTGGGCCCCGACGTGCGACTGACCGCGATCGTCCTCGACCGGTTGGGCGAGGCGCATGTGTCGCCCGAGTCCACGCTCGTGCTCGCCGCGGCGGGGTCTTCCGACGAGCGGGCCATGGCAGACACCGAGGCCGCAGCGGAGATGCTGAGGGGAACATGGGACGGGCCTGTGCGTGTCGCCTATGCCGCTGGCCGCTCGCCTTCGGTGGCCGATGCGGTGCGAAGCGCCCACAACTACGGTGAGGACGGCACGGTGGCCGTGGCATCGTTCTTGCTCGCGCCGGGGGTCTTCCAGGCGCGACTCGAGGAGGCAGGGGCGGACGTGGTGACGTCCGCGTTGGCGCCACACCCGAAACTGGTGTCCATCGTGGTCGACAGGTACAGCTCGTTCATCCACGACTGA
- a CDS encoding helix-turn-helix transcriptional regulator has product MLNLGPSPSRFDPEQPQLSPERARVLEAMQRRDSAASVGDIARELNLHENTARKHLDGLVDRGLIARTTGVSVGRGRPARSYSALPRSTEPDARVREYVGLATALARHISTTSDDPRRDAIAAGETWGAELVQDPRGKHRGKGKTLLELLDRLGFSPEADATGDSIALRRCPLLDAVRAEPVVVCAVHLGIARGVVAALGEDPEPVRLEPFSEVGACRLHVA; this is encoded by the coding sequence ATGTTAAATCTAGGTCCTAGCCCGTCGCGTTTCGATCCGGAGCAGCCGCAACTGTCGCCGGAGCGCGCTCGCGTGCTGGAGGCGATGCAGCGACGCGACTCCGCAGCGTCGGTGGGAGACATCGCGCGCGAGCTCAATTTGCACGAGAACACCGCGCGCAAGCACCTCGACGGGCTCGTTGACCGCGGGCTCATTGCTCGCACGACGGGCGTCTCCGTCGGCCGGGGGCGTCCGGCGCGCTCATACAGCGCGCTCCCCCGCTCGACCGAGCCCGACGCGCGCGTCCGCGAGTACGTCGGCCTTGCCACTGCGCTCGCACGCCACATCTCCACTACCAGCGACGATCCGCGCAGGGACGCGATCGCCGCGGGAGAAACATGGGGAGCCGAACTCGTTCAGGATCCGCGCGGAAAGCACCGAGGCAAGGGAAAAACCCTGCTGGAACTGCTCGACCGGCTGGGCTTCTCGCCCGAGGCCGACGCCACGGGCGACTCCATCGCGTTGCGCCGCTGCCCACTCCTTGACGCGGTGCGGGCGGAGCCTGTTGTGGTGTGTGCGGTACACCTCGGCATCGCCCGCGGCGTGGTCGCAGCGCTCGGCGAGGATCCCGAACCCGTCAGGCTCGAACCATTTTCCGAAGTGGGAGCCTGCCGTCTGCACGTTGCCTAG
- a CDS encoding DUF2249 domain-containing protein encodes MVDATSQNLLADDEAQPITQEGGCGGHCTCGAQDDTAPELDVRQIPPAIRHASIFGALGAIRAGESIVLIAPHAPVPLLEQLEASQPGEWTSTIAQSGPEEWRTRLTRAL; translated from the coding sequence ATGGTTGACGCGACTTCCCAGAACCTGCTCGCCGACGACGAGGCCCAGCCCATCACTCAGGAGGGCGGCTGCGGGGGACATTGCACCTGCGGCGCTCAAGACGACACGGCGCCAGAGCTCGACGTCAGGCAGATCCCGCCCGCCATCCGTCACGCCTCGATCTTCGGTGCGCTCGGCGCAATTCGTGCGGGCGAGTCGATCGTGTTGATCGCGCCTCACGCGCCCGTGCCGCTTCTTGAGCAGCTCGAAGCGTCACAGCCCGGTGAGTGGACGTCAACGATCGCCCAGTCCGGTCCCGAGGAATGGCGCACACGCCTCACCCGCGCGCTCTAG
- a CDS encoding helicase HerA-like domain-containing protein: MGELSLSITMETGPVAWTRMCAPRGLMDPAPDATIDEAVKASPRSAQYGQVVGHESAYELPSSRKSASSRRPSPRSR; encoded by the coding sequence ATGGGGGAACTGTCCCTATCGATCACGATGGAGACGGGCCCGGTCGCGTGGACCAGGATGTGCGCGCCGCGCGGGCTCATGGATCCGGCGCCAGATGCGACGATCGACGAGGCGGTCAAGGCCAGCCCGCGGTCGGCGCAGTACGGCCAGGTCGTTGGCCATGAAAGCGCCTACGAGCTGCCCTCCTCCAGGAAAAGTGCGTCGTCGAGAAGGCCATCTCCTCGCAGCCGGTGA
- a CDS encoding cob(I)yrinic acid a,c-diamide adenosyltransferase: protein MSRIYTKSGDDGTTGLLYGGRTSKGADLMDALGDIDEAVSALGVARTCCTDQPRADLILSLQRDLFVVAADLATNPAHRDRLVSGISLAEPSMAARIEERIDALTLAQPLRPVFVVPGTTPQEAAIDLARSVVRRAERHTVQAKTAGALVTDEVLRYLNRLSDLLYVVARQALEGAEELASHD, encoded by the coding sequence ATGAGCCGCATTTATACGAAGTCGGGCGATGACGGCACAACCGGGTTGCTCTATGGGGGGCGAACCTCCAAGGGGGCGGACCTCATGGACGCCCTAGGAGACATCGACGAGGCGGTCTCCGCGCTTGGGGTTGCCCGGACCTGTTGTACGGACCAGCCACGAGCCGATCTGATTCTGAGCCTCCAGCGCGACCTCTTCGTGGTCGCCGCCGACCTCGCGACCAATCCCGCCCACCGAGATCGGCTGGTGAGCGGCATCTCGCTCGCGGAACCCTCCATGGCGGCCCGCATCGAGGAGCGAATCGACGCCCTCACGCTCGCACAGCCCTTGCGGCCCGTCTTCGTCGTCCCCGGAACCACACCCCAGGAAGCGGCGATCGACCTGGCACGTTCCGTGGTGCGCAGGGCCGAGCGCCACACCGTGCAAGCGAAGACCGCGGGGGCCCTCGTGACCGACGAAGTATTGCGTTACCTCAACAGGCTGTCAGACCTCTTGTACGTCGTCGCACGGCAGGCATTGGAAGGCGCCGAGGAGTTAGCCAGCCACGACTGA
- a CDS encoding energy-coupling factor transporter transmembrane component T, producing the protein MPALLSPHATVHPLAWWGWASGMAIATTRSPGVISTGLLIAALVLVVVACRGGSPFARAFPAYLALAATIVVIRVVFYVLVGIKGGTGVVLRLPSIPLPTWAGGIELLGPVTRSGLLSAVSTGLALGALLLCFGAAIALTDPQRTLRSLPASLHLLGTATVIAMTLAPQLVASWNRVRKAQGLRGQRLRRAHAVSATTFPVLQDALERSLKIAASMDSRGYARLRSGGGRSVLAFMVTALLGAALGTYALMDGTTPRWLSIPLLVGGAVAAVLGSAIASRRIKATRFRPDTWGTRESLILVSGAAVAALAVVGAASGTPTTAGWSAVFLLGAVVAVGPIPVVMAI; encoded by the coding sequence ATGCCAGCCCTCCTGTCGCCACACGCCACGGTGCATCCGTTGGCGTGGTGGGGCTGGGCCTCGGGCATGGCGATCGCGACCACCCGGTCGCCCGGGGTCATCTCCACGGGGCTTCTCATTGCCGCACTCGTGCTCGTCGTCGTGGCATGCAGGGGCGGCTCACCCTTTGCGCGCGCATTTCCCGCGTATCTGGCCCTGGCCGCGACCATCGTGGTGATTCGCGTGGTCTTCTACGTCCTTGTGGGAATCAAGGGGGGAACCGGGGTGGTGTTGCGACTGCCGAGCATCCCCCTGCCGACGTGGGCAGGAGGGATCGAGTTGCTTGGCCCCGTCACGCGTTCGGGCCTGCTGTCGGCGGTATCGACGGGACTCGCCCTCGGGGCACTGCTGTTGTGCTTTGGCGCCGCCATCGCCCTGACGGACCCGCAACGGACGCTGCGCAGCCTTCCTGCGTCCCTGCATCTGCTGGGAACCGCAACGGTGATTGCGATGACGCTCGCGCCACAACTCGTGGCGTCCTGGAATCGCGTGCGCAAGGCGCAAGGGCTGCGGGGACAGCGGCTGCGTCGCGCACATGCAGTTTCCGCTACTACCTTTCCCGTCTTGCAGGATGCGCTGGAGAGATCGCTCAAGATCGCGGCATCGATGGATTCCCGCGGCTACGCCAGGCTACGCAGCGGCGGGGGCAGGAGCGTGCTCGCGTTCATGGTCACGGCCCTTCTTGGTGCGGCGCTTGGTACCTACGCGCTCATGGACGGCACCACGCCCCGGTGGCTGAGCATTCCGTTGCTTGTGGGCGGTGCCGTCGCCGCCGTCCTGGGGTCCGCGATCGCCTCGCGCCGCATTAAGGCGACGCGTTTTCGGCCCGACACCTGGGGCACGCGGGAGTCGCTGATCCTCGTGAGTGGCGCGGCGGTCGCGGCACTAGCCGTCGTGGGCGCGGCCTCGGGAACGCCGACCACCGCAGGCTGGTCCGCGGTATTCCTGCTTGGGGCGGTTGTGGCCGTTGGTCCCATCCCGGTGGTGATGGCGATATGA